Proteins encoded together in one Staphylococcus aureus window:
- the cmk gene encoding (d)CMP kinase, producing MKAINIALDGPAAAGKSTIAKRVASELSMIYVDTGAMYRALTYKYLKLNKTEDFAKLVDQTTLDLTYKADKGQCVILDNEDVTDFLRNNDVTQHVSYVASKEPVRSFAVKKQKELAAEKGIVMDGRDIGTVVLPDADLKVYMIASVEERAERRYKDNQLRGIESNFEDLKRDIEARDQYDMNREISPLRKADDAVTLDTTGKSIEEVTDEILAMVSQIK from the coding sequence ATGAAAGCCATTAATATTGCATTAGATGGTCCAGCTGCTGCCGGAAAAAGTACAATTGCGAAACGTGTAGCCAGCGAACTATCAATGATTTATGTCGATACAGGAGCAATGTATCGTGCATTAACATACAAATATTTAAAATTAAACAAAACTGAGGACTTTGCAAAACTAGTTGACCAAACAACATTAGATTTAACTTATAAAGCAGATAAAGGTCAATGTGTCATTTTAGATAACGAAGATGTAACAGACTTTTTAAGAAATAATGATGTGACGCAACATGTTTCATACGTTGCATCTAAAGAGCCAGTACGTTCATTCGCCGTTAAAAAACAAAAAGAGTTAGCTGCAGAAAAAGGTATCGTAATGGATGGTCGCGATATCGGAACTGTAGTGCTACCAGATGCAGATTTAAAAGTATATATGATTGCATCAGTTGAAGAGCGAGCAGAAAGAAGATATAAAGATAATCAATTAAGAGGTATCGAATCAAATTTTGAAGATTTAAAACGTGATATTGAAGCTCGTGATCAATATGACATGAACCGTGAAATATCACCATTAAGAAAAGCAGATGATGCAGTGACATTAGATACGACAGGCAAGTCGATTGAAGAAGTTACTGACGAAATTTTAGCGATGGTGAGTCAAATTAAATAA